CTGTTCCAGCTTGGAGAGGGACTTCTGCTGGTCCTGGTCTTTAGGATCCATGACAGAATAAAGAAACCAAATGGCAAGTACAGCTTTGCTCCTGTATTTCTTACACTTTCCAATCCAAACCACATATGCTTACATATAATTAGCAATCAATTGCTGCTTTCTAGGGGCAGCATCAGGTTGCCCTTTAACTCAGTTACCAAACCCAATGCATTAAATATAAATCACAGTCAAAAATTCATAGGCAACCAAAGACATTATAAATTATGACTTCTTGTATCAGAATGTTTCATATAGCTATATACTATCTATATTATCATTGCTCAGAGGTTTTCAGAGTCCTGTGCTTAAACTAGGATGGGCATCCTGCAAAAGCTATGACTTGCAGCGAGCACATGCAAAGAAATGTCACACACGTCCCCCTAAAACTACACAAGTACATCAGATATTCTTTAATGCAACAAATTCCAGCTTTGCTATAAACTGTTGAGTCACTGAAGGGTATCACTTTTTGGAGGGGGGGCAGAGGAAAAGGACAGAACTGTCAAGTAGTAGGGCTGAAGGAAGGAAGCATGTGGGTCTTTTGctagaaaagtaaaaaaaaaaaagcttaattaaaatatatatatatatggtatTGGTATAGATGTGAGGTAGACTCTTCTCCAACTTCAACAGGTCCATAATGCCAAAGCCTGGCTGAGTGCCTGCAAGGATGGCTGCAGAATGCACTGCTGAATGAGATTCTCCACCAATCATCCATCCCTCTGACACTTCCAGAGCAGCTTTCTCCAGTCCCTTGGgacagagaagcagctgagcagctgctACAGGAGCACTTTACCGTATCTTATAGCTATAGCTGAAGGATGACtgttaatggggaaaaaaacccactcaatCTGTGTCCTCGGGTGTGCCTTCAGCGCAAAGCAGTTGATACTGCATAGTCATACAGGTGCTTGCAAGACTACTATAAAAAGGGTGGCTTTCCAGGCTCTGATTCATAAGTGACTGGAAACAAAATggctcaaaaatattttggcaggACTTCCAAGttccttccttttgctttaaaCCACCCAGCAACACCAACTGTAGCTGTGTCACAATCTTTCCATAACCAGGGTTCAGAACTGCCTATTCTCactacattttgctttttcttcagatgcAACAAAGACGACCTGTGCAGCTGTAGACACAGTTACTGCTCAAGAAATGAAACCAGCGTCAAGACCCTGCAGAAACAGTGGGAAACCAGGAAAACAATACAGATGGATTCTGTGGCAGCCACTATCACAGCCTCCCCAAGCTCCACCTTCTGCAGCTGGCTTGCAGGTCTCCAGCACTTGTGTGTGAGACTTTTGCCTGTGTGCTCATTTTACCCCAGACAAAGGTATCGCCACAGAGCTATCTGCACCCTGTTATTTCCGAAGACCTCGCTCCACAGACTAAGCCTCTCCCTGCCTACCCACAAGGCACACTTCCAGCGACTTCCAAATCATCGTGACAACCCTTTGGGAGTTTAGGGCCATGCTTCCAAGCAACTGCCCCCAGTTTTGCCCATATGAAAATCACTGCCTGCATCAGTTccctattttaatttcacttacCTGTAATTGTCCTGCTGGCACATGTTGGAAGCAGCTCCCAAAGACACTGCTGAAGATTAATGCAATTTCTCTAACAAAGACCCAGAATGAGGCGTAAAAGTTTCTCACTGCAGGAGCCACCAAGACCCAGCATGCAGCTGCACAGCCCGTGGACTGCTGGTCAGTCCCATTTTCCAAAACCCAAGCATCATGCAGCGTACCACCGCTCTCCACGTAGCAGAGGCCACAAAAACTGAACACAGCTATGCAAACTGCCTTCATACGTCAAGTTTGGGTCCAGCAAGCTGTACCTCTGAAAACAGATGAGCCTTGAACGTGCCTGGCTTTGTAGGAGTCAGTGAACTAAACACCTCTTCAGGACACCACCTAGCTATTGTCACGCTACAAATACGAGGGAAGATTGGCATTAACACCTCCAATGTGCTAAGCATCCATTGCAACCTGAAGTAATCCTTAACTAAGAACAAACAGGCTCGTACCAAGAACCTACGCTTCATAAATGCGGAATCATTTCTGGCCAGAAAGTCAATGTAACCCTCTGTAATGCACAGCCTGGGAGTTTGTTTTGAACTGAAAGCTCGTCATCACAACAGCCAGCTCCCCAGGTAAAATGCAGAAACCTATTCACGCTGCTTGCAAGGCAAGTGGTGTCGTTTAGGAAGTGAATTCTGAACAGCTATTTATAGAGCAGGCAGTACTTCGTATTTAGCCTGAGGGAGGGAAGTGTCTGAAATCCCACCCCTTTCCAATCAGGTGCCTTCAGCCACCTGGGTTCCTGTTGGAGCCAAGTCCCACTTGAACACAGAATGCCCGTAATCGTTCAAGTAAGCAGGAAGGATCAACCAACTTGAGGTAACGCAGCTAACCTCACACCCAGATGAGCGTCAGTGCCGCCTTTACCCCTAGAGAGTAAAGCCCTCTTCTTCCACACCTCTTGAGATGATCCAGCACCCGAACTACTGACCTCCCAGACTGAAGCCTCCCGCTCCCCAAAGCTGACCAGAAATAACGCCACTAATTGcccatcagtccaaccacctCTCAATGCCCGCTCCCAGGAGCGCCTGGCCGTTCGACGCAGTGCCGCCTTAATGCACAATTCCCAAGGCACAAAAGCTGGTTCCACTGGTTAGCTTGGAACGCATTTACTGAGAACTCTGCAACAGGAAGAGAAGAGCCAGCAGGGCCTGCAGAGACACCGAACGTCTAAACCCCACCAAGGCCAGACCTTGCTCCGAACAAAACCACCTTGCATTTCCTAGGGCCTAATCCAAAGCCCATCCTAGGCTCCACAGATCTTTTTAAAGGTTTCACTGGATTACTAGAGTAGCTCTGTAAAGCACTTTGTAAGAAAACacgttatttttaaaattaaatcctaAAGCTCTCTCTTGTATCATGGGTGATGGCTTGAGAAACGCAGGGATTGCAGAGGGTTGCTGCCCCTGTAAGGCACAAACACCACAAGGCAGAACCGCAGGGTGCCGCTGCTGCAGTACTCCCACCCACCAACTTAAAaatccctcctcttcctccagaaTGAGGACTAACGCCTACAAAAAATGCTTTATCCACACCTCAGTGTTCTCTCATACACATGTGCACAAACACACTAATGAAGTATGCTGACTACATCCATCTTTTATGTTCCATGCTTATTACCCAAACAGTGATTAAAACCTAAATGATTTGTCCATTCCACTTGCTATCAACTATGACAGCATGATTCTCATTATCAAGGTTCTTATTTCAGAACAAAGATACCTAATGACATAGCATGatgtatttaaaaggaatttctCCCCCATGCCCAAAACACTTGATGATAGCTTTGCTATTTGATAGCTTTGCTTACCCATctttaggaaacatttcaaCACTGTCCAACAACATGAGGCGCAGTCACACTTTATTAACAGTAAGAACACACTAGAAGCAGAGACATGTTTCTTCATACTTTATTTGAGCTATTTAATTCTTAAGAATCGAGAATTAGGGTGCTTTATAGAATACTGTTACCACAGGGCAGTGAAATGGGCACTTTCTTAGTGTAGTGCAAGTCATgttaaatgaaaagcttttaaaataaagttttattacCAGTACTGACCAGCACTTAATCTGCTGACCTATAACTGAAACAATGgttcaaaagcacaaaaaaaataccctcTGAAAGAAAGCTTTATGTACAGCACATGTAGAGCTCTTAGATGCCTAAAGCTATTAGTTTAATTTGAGATATTAAACTAATGTTCTGAGTTGCTATTCACAGTTGAATATTCTGGGAATTAAGTGttcagatgactttttttttccaagtacaaAAAAATTTGTCTGCTTTAGTTATAAAGAGCTCTGCCAATATACACAAACTATACACTTCAGACATTCACAAAAATTGTGAGCAAGAAAAGGGTTatcaaaaaacatttaatacaaTTAGTCAATAACCCTTCCCACCATGGTCCACATCTACAAAgttcccccatccctcccccctccccatccaAACCCTTCCCCACAGAAAGTCACATACTTACCACAAGTTTTAGCAAGTATGGTTTAAAAAAGGGCCCCCAGGGCAAGTTACTTATAGTTCAGTTGCCACTGTCAACAGATCTCGACCTCGATCTAGACCTCTGTCGATCCACCGATGATGGGGATTTAGATCTACTGGAAGAACCACGTTTCTGGCTCTTCTCTGGCACTGGAGATCTACTAACTGATCGAGACTTGCTACGGCTCCTACTCCTTGACCTGCTGTAAGACTTGCGGCTGCGGGAACGGGAACGGCTACGAGACCTGGATGAGCTTCTGCTACGAGACCGTGACCTGCTCCTGGACCTACTGAGGAAACAAAGAGCATCGGTGTTAGCAATGAAACGTCACGGACCACAATAACCAGGCAATTCACTGGTCTCCAGTTCGGCTGCCTGATCACTGACTTCAAAGCTTTCTCAATGAGTATTTAAGAGAATAGAACTCCATACCTGTGCCTTTTGCTGCCTTCAATTAGTTTGATTTTCCTTCCATTAATTTCTTTACCAGAAAGCTTTTCAATAGCATTCTTTAAATCACTGTAAGAGGCGAATTCAACCaccctacagaaaaaaaataaaacaaaacacagagctCACtattaattggtttagtggtggacttggtaatgttaggttaatggttggactggatgatcttaaaggtcttttccaacctaatgaTACTATGATTACAAGTTGTAATTTTTGACAATAGAGCAAAACATAGTTGGGggggggtgctgtggggagaaaaacaaCTCAAAAAACCTCACACTGCTCAGTGTCATCATCCCTTGTCATAACTCAAGCATGAATTGAATAATTCCCCTCCGCAAATACCAGAGAACACATTTGCAAAGGGTAGCTAAATTAAACCATGAACAGCTGCTGAGCAACGGAAGTAGccagcctccctccccaaaTATTATACATACAAATACTACTCTATAGCTTTCAGGAGGTGATTGTAGAGGCTTACCCTTCATTTAACTTAGGTCTGTGTGCATCTGCAAAGGTTACTTCCCCAGCTTGTCTCATGAAGTCTTTGAGATCCTAACACAAGACCAGTTATGTTATGCAAAGAAGTGGAATTAATGCTTATCTATATAAAActagttaaaaaacaaacaaaagaaacttaTGACTACTGAAAGAGAAGATGTTAGATAAATTACAAACATGGCAATTGCCACACTTGTATTCTATCAAAACTAAATTATCTATATCAGGGCAcgaaataaatgaaaaaaagcatattgCTTTAAGCAAAATGCTAATACAGTGTCTTAACATTAAGGAAAATATTAGTCTACACAGATTATATAGATTaaataagaaagagagagaaagagagagagagagagaaataaaaaagtacatTTGTATATATACTGGACTGAGTGTGAAATACTACCCATATATTTTTGTACTATTTCAGTCTCCATTTACATTACGAGTCTTATATGCATACAGAATTACATTTACATAACACCAATTATTTTGTGCCCCatatgtcattaaaaatatagtTTACTTTACCTTTATTAACATTTCCCTAGGCTAGCCAAGCAGCAAACTGCATTAAGCGACCGGAGATACCGCCATGATATATGCCCGACTGGCTCTTCGCCACCCACTTGACGAACACTACCCAGTCGATGGAAGCCATTAATCGCACTGCCCTCCCTATTAGGAGACTATTGATGGATCCAGACATTCTCTATGCTTGATGTTACCAAGGACCACTTTACTGCGATCAGGATTCCAACGACCACCTAATTTCGTATCTTTCAACTCTTTTCGACCGGGACCTCTTTATTCGGAAGCGTTACAGGAAGAACAGCTCTCAACTTAGGAATCAGATCTCGTTAACGCTCTGGGATCGCTGCAATGTGGCACTTTAAGGAGTGCATCGATTACGTCTAGACCGGCAAACACAGATCTAGAGGTGGCCAAGTGACATTGTAGGAGCTGACTGGAAAGTCAACCAGGCCCAACCAAGAGTGACCAAGACAGAACGATTAGGATAACCCACAGGCACTCCTCGTCATAAGGCCAACGACACAGATAGGCTGGCAAATAAAGGGTTTAATATGTGgttaaaatggatttaaaaaacaagaaaaaaataaatatatatcctcaaatatatacatttattaatattataaattaaattaactaattttcattaaaaacatttaaattacattatttaaaattacattaattacataaacattttcaataaattaatttaattttaattaattattttacaaaataattacattacATACCCATTAAACGAAGTCAAAATAGTTAATCGTGTTTCAACAAACCTGCCAGCTGACTCGGGAAGACAAATTTTCTACTATGAGGCGATTTTCTGTTCTTACAGGTGGGGCATTTCTGTTTAGAAATAAACAACTGAGATTTGtatttgtcattaaaatataaCCGCACATTAACAAAGGCTGTACCAATAACTGGTATCAGCATATCACCATTACCACTGTAAGTTAACTATGTAATGCCCCGAGTAATCTAGGACAAGCCCTAAGTACTTTGGGGAGGGAGGATAATGATGACAAGCACATCAGAGAAGTTCTGTAATCCTCACCATCCTACTGCCACACCAAATGATTGACTACAAAGGCAAATAATATCTTTTAATATCTCATTCTAGCTCAAGTCCTTGGATCAGATGAGcccacaatattttttttttttaaactacatcaGTTCAAAGCTATACATACCTCCTGTCACTACGTGGACGGCGGCTACTAAAACGGTCAGAGTACCTCCCTCTGCCTCTACCCCTAGAGCGTG
The Pelecanus crispus isolate bPelCri1 chromosome 6, bPelCri1.pri, whole genome shotgun sequence DNA segment above includes these coding regions:
- the SRSF5 gene encoding serine/arginine-rich splicing factor 5 isoform X1, with protein sequence MSGCRVFIGRLNPAAREKDVERFFKGYGRIRDIDLKRGFGFVEFEDPRDADDAVYELDGKELCSERVTIEHARARSRGRGRGRYSDRFSSRRPRSDRRNAPPVRTENRLIVENLSSRVSWQDLKDFMRQAGEVTFADAHRPKLNEGVVEFASYSDLKNAIEKLSGKEINGRKIKLIEGSKRHSRSRSRSRSRSRSSSRSRSRSRSRSRKSYSRSRSRSRSKSRSVSRSPVPEKSQKRGSSSRSKSPSSVDRQRSRSRSRSVDSGN